A single Acidobacteriota bacterium DNA region contains:
- a CDS encoding type II toxin-antitoxin system death-on-curing family toxin — translation MRYLTLAEALAVAEAVTGIDADVLARVSRLDLLDSALHAPQAGFGDVEFYPEFVDKAAVLVVHIAHNHPLPDGNKRLAWQSLVMFCALNGRRLNVPSDGAVSTMLAIAAGDLDEAAVADWLSTRLTVIDPSP, via the coding sequence GTGAGGTACCTCACACTGGCTGAGGCGCTCGCCGTCGCCGAGGCCGTTACCGGGATCGATGCGGACGTCCTCGCTCGGGTTTCCCGCTTGGACTTGCTCGATTCAGCCCTGCACGCACCACAAGCTGGGTTCGGCGATGTCGAGTTCTATCCCGAGTTCGTCGACAAGGCAGCGGTTCTTGTCGTCCACATCGCTCACAACCACCCACTTCCAGACGGTAACAAACGCCTTGCATGGCAATCGCTCGTCATGTTTTGTGCGCTGAACGGTCGTCGATTGAACGTCCCGTCTGACGGGGCCGTCTCGACAATGCTGGCGATCGCTGCAGGAGACCTCGACGAAGCCGCCGTCGCTGATTGGCTCAGTACTCGACTCACCGTAATCGACCCCTCACCCTGA
- a CDS encoding PIN domain-containing protein, translated as MSMLLLDTTFLIDAERRGVGLDDVIDDGDDVAIAAITAAELLVGVTLASGKRRAARRAFVDEMIVSLPIIAYDLGIAVEHAELLAAVRKAGRPRGAHDLLIAATARATGRKIVSTDLGAFVDLPGIETINHR; from the coding sequence GTGAGCATGCTCTTACTCGACACTACGTTCCTAATCGACGCGGAACGGCGGGGTGTCGGCCTCGACGACGTCATCGACGACGGCGACGATGTGGCAATTGCAGCGATCACTGCCGCCGAGCTATTGGTCGGCGTAACGCTCGCTTCGGGCAAACGACGGGCCGCCCGCAGAGCCTTTGTCGACGAGATGATTGTGTCCCTGCCCATAATCGCATACGACCTCGGTATCGCCGTTGAGCACGCCGAGCTCCTCGCTGCTGTTCGCAAAGCAGGGCGCCCACGCGGCGCCCACGACCTCCTCATCGCCGCGACCGCCAGAGCCACCGGCCGAAAAATAGTGAGTACCGATCTCGGTGCCTTTGTCGACCTCCCCGGGATCGAAACCATCAACCACCGCTAG